A region of Geobacillus sp. 46C-IIa DNA encodes the following proteins:
- a CDS encoding ABC transporter ATP-binding protein — protein MAARTPLLKAEGVGIQFGGLKALSGVDMELHRGELVGLIGPNGAGKTTLFNLLTGVYVPTEGRIMLDGEMLNGLPPYKITRKGISRTFQNIRLFGELSVLDNVKVAYHTHARHSIVSSILRLPSHLRGEREMEEKTIEFLNIFNLHEVMHEQAKNLPYGQQRRLEIARALAAQPKLLLLDEPAAGMNPQETKELMNLIAFIRERFALTILLIEHDMSLVMGICERIYVLDHGQLIAHGTPEDVRNNPKVIEAYLGEEVS, from the coding sequence ATGGCGGCAAGAACACCGTTGCTTAAAGCGGAAGGGGTCGGCATCCAGTTTGGCGGGCTCAAGGCGCTCTCCGGCGTAGATATGGAGCTGCATCGAGGGGAGCTCGTCGGACTCATCGGCCCGAACGGCGCCGGGAAAACGACGCTGTTTAACTTATTGACCGGTGTGTATGTGCCGACGGAAGGACGGATTATGCTGGATGGCGAAATGTTGAACGGCTTGCCGCCGTACAAAATTACGCGCAAAGGGATCAGCCGGACGTTTCAAAACATTCGCCTGTTTGGCGAGCTGTCGGTCCTTGACAACGTCAAAGTCGCTTACCATACGCACGCCCGCCATTCGATCGTGAGCTCCATTCTCCGCCTTCCGTCCCACCTCCGCGGAGAAAGGGAAATGGAAGAAAAGACGATCGAGTTTTTGAACATTTTTAACTTGCACGAGGTGATGCACGAGCAGGCGAAAAACTTGCCATACGGCCAGCAGCGCCGCTTGGAGATCGCCCGGGCGCTCGCGGCGCAGCCGAAGCTCTTGCTGCTTGACGAGCCGGCTGCCGGCATGAACCCGCAGGAAACGAAAGAGCTGATGAATTTGATCGCCTTTATTCGCGAACGGTTTGCGTTGACGATTTTGCTGATTGAGCATGATATGTCGCTTGTGATGGGCATATGCGAGCGCATTTATGTGCTCGACCATGGCCAGTTGATCGCTCACGGCACGCCGGAAGATGTGCGCAACAACCCGAAAGTGATCGAGGCTTACCTTGGCGAGGAGGTGTCGTGA
- a CDS encoding branched-chain amino acid ABC transporter permease — protein sequence MATWKRTRGFWVSVILAFAFFAVVEWLIASGTLNIFYVNTLFFMAINVILAVSLHLIIGITGQFSIGHAGFFAVGAYASAIMTMKLQLPFAVGLLAAGAAAMLAGLIIGVPSLRLKGDYLAIATLGFGEIVRIALLNIDYVGGASGMTVAHMTTWPWVFACLLVTIIVIANFTNSTHGRACISIREDEIAADAMGINTTYYKVAAFAIGSFFAGIAGALYAHHFYIIQPSNFGFLKSFDILIFVVLGGLGSLSGAVVAAILLTLVSTFLQNYPETRMIIYSLVLILVMLYRPTGLMGKKELTSLFKWRKAAQGGMNHGGKNTVA from the coding sequence ATGGCAACTTGGAAGCGGACGCGTGGATTTTGGGTTTCCGTCATATTGGCCTTCGCCTTTTTCGCCGTTGTCGAGTGGCTGATTGCAAGCGGAACGTTAAACATCTTTTATGTGAATACCCTCTTTTTCATGGCGATTAACGTCATTTTGGCTGTCAGTCTTCATTTAATTATCGGGATTACCGGACAGTTTTCCATTGGCCATGCCGGTTTTTTCGCCGTTGGCGCCTATGCCTCCGCGATTATGACGATGAAGCTGCAGCTGCCGTTTGCGGTCGGGTTATTGGCGGCCGGGGCGGCGGCGATGCTCGCTGGCCTGATCATCGGCGTGCCGAGCTTGCGGCTGAAAGGAGATTATTTGGCGATCGCGACGCTCGGATTCGGCGAAATTGTCCGCATCGCGTTGTTGAATATCGACTATGTGGGCGGAGCGAGCGGCATGACGGTGGCGCACATGACGACATGGCCGTGGGTGTTCGCTTGTTTGTTGGTCACGATCATTGTCATCGCCAACTTCACGAATTCGACGCACGGGCGGGCGTGCATCTCGATTCGCGAGGATGAAATCGCCGCTGATGCGATGGGGATCAATACGACGTATTACAAAGTCGCTGCGTTTGCGATCGGTTCGTTTTTCGCCGGCATTGCCGGGGCTTTGTACGCCCACCACTTTTACATTATTCAGCCGTCGAACTTCGGCTTTTTAAAATCGTTTGATATTTTGATTTTTGTCGTGTTGGGCGGGCTCGGCAGCCTGTCTGGCGCGGTTGTTGCGGCGATATTGTTGACACTCGTTTCGACGTTCTTGCAAAACTATCCGGAAACGCGGATGATCATCTACAGCCTTGTTTTGATTTTGGTCATGCTGTATCGCCCAACCGGGTTGATGGGGAAGAAAGAATTGACTTCGCTCTTCAAATGGCGGAAGGCAGCGCAAGGGGGAATGAACCATGGCGGCAAGAACACCGTTGCTTAA
- a CDS encoding branched-chain amino acid ABC transporter permease — translation MELIQQLVNGISLGSIYALIALGYTMVYGIVRLINFAHGDVFMVGSFVGFYAVTMLGVGFFPALLLAMAACAVLGMVIERIAYKPLRNATRIAVLITAIGVSLLIEYVTIYLRGAQPEAYPSTLLPERNLELFGVVISGQSLFILGTSLVLMVLLQFIVHRTKIGKAMRAVSHDAEAARLMGINVDNTISATFAIGSALAGAAGVIFGIYYTKIEPLMGILPGLKAFVAAVLGGIGIIPGAMVGGLLLGVIESLVSGLGYSLWRDGVAFIILILILIFRPAGLFGKNVREKV, via the coding sequence ATGGAACTCATTCAACAGCTAGTGAACGGCATTTCGTTAGGCAGCATTTATGCGCTGATCGCGCTTGGCTATACGATGGTGTATGGCATCGTCCGGCTCATTAACTTCGCCCATGGCGACGTCTTTATGGTCGGTTCATTCGTCGGTTTTTACGCTGTGACGATGCTCGGTGTCGGTTTTTTTCCAGCGCTGTTGTTGGCGATGGCAGCCTGCGCTGTGCTCGGGATGGTTATTGAACGCATCGCCTACAAGCCGCTGCGGAATGCGACGCGCATTGCCGTGCTTATTACAGCGATCGGCGTATCGCTTTTGATTGAGTACGTGACGATTTATTTGCGCGGGGCGCAGCCGGAAGCGTATCCGAGCACGTTGCTGCCAGAACGGAACTTGGAGCTGTTTGGCGTTGTCATTAGCGGCCAGTCGCTTTTCATCCTCGGCACGTCCCTCGTCTTAATGGTCCTTCTTCAGTTCATCGTTCACCGGACAAAAATCGGGAAAGCGATGCGCGCCGTCTCCCATGATGCGGAAGCGGCCCGGTTGATGGGGATTAACGTCGACAATACGATCTCGGCCACGTTTGCGATCGGCTCGGCATTGGCCGGTGCGGCCGGTGTCATTTTTGGCATTTATTATACGAAAATCGAGCCGTTAATGGGCATTCTTCCGGGGCTGAAGGCGTTTGTCGCCGCCGTGCTGGGCGGGATCGGCATCATTCCGGGCGCGATGGTCGGCGGGCTTTTGCTTGGCGTCATCGAATCGCTCGTCAGCGGGTTAGGCTATTCGCTTTGGCGCGACGGGGTGGCGTTCATCATTTTAATTCTCATCCTCATTTTCCGGCCGGCCGGATTGTTTGGCAAGAACGTACGAGAAAAAGTGTAA
- a CDS encoding ABC transporter substrate-binding protein: MKKKKAAGVFFSLMLTAGLMAGCGGNQPSGGSAGGSGGGGGDVIKIGANLELSGGVASYGQSIAEGLELALEEINKEGIDGKKLELVKVDNKSEAAEATNGAIKLISQDKVVAIVGSATSTNTLAQVQIANDNKVPLITPTGTNPTITNKDGKVNEFVFRTCFIDPFQGTVAAKFALNDLKVKNAAVLIDSSSDYSKGLAASFKEAFTGGGGKIVAEEAYVAKDTDFRATLTRIKSANPEFLFLPGYYEEVGLIVKQARELGLNVPIMGGDGWDSPKLVEIAGKDALNNTYITNHYSSGDPDPKIQEFVKAFQAKYNKAPDAFNALGYDTAYFLADAIKRAGSADPVKIKDALVQTKDLQLVSGTLTLDENHDPVKSAAILEYKDGQQQFKTKVNP; this comes from the coding sequence GTGAAAAAGAAAAAAGCAGCAGGTGTCTTTTTCTCGCTGATGCTGACGGCGGGCCTCATGGCCGGCTGCGGCGGCAACCAACCAAGCGGCGGCTCGGCGGGTGGCAGCGGCGGAGGAGGCGGCGATGTCATTAAAATCGGCGCCAACCTTGAGCTGTCCGGCGGGGTCGCTTCGTACGGACAATCGATCGCCGAAGGGCTGGAACTGGCGTTAGAGGAAATCAACAAAGAAGGAATCGACGGCAAAAAGTTGGAGCTTGTCAAAGTCGACAACAAATCGGAAGCGGCCGAAGCGACGAACGGCGCCATCAAGCTGATCAGCCAAGACAAAGTCGTCGCGATTGTCGGCTCAGCGACGAGCACGAATACGCTCGCCCAAGTGCAAATCGCCAATGACAATAAAGTGCCGCTCATTACGCCAACCGGCACGAACCCGACGATCACCAACAAAGACGGCAAAGTGAATGAATTCGTCTTCCGGACGTGCTTTATCGACCCGTTCCAAGGAACAGTGGCGGCCAAATTTGCGCTAAACGACTTGAAAGTGAAAAATGCCGCTGTGTTGATCGACAGCTCAAGCGATTACTCGAAAGGGCTGGCTGCTTCGTTTAAAGAGGCGTTCACGGGCGGCGGCGGCAAAATTGTTGCCGAAGAAGCGTATGTCGCGAAAGATACCGACTTCCGCGCTACGCTGACGCGCATTAAATCCGCCAATCCGGAATTTTTGTTCTTGCCGGGCTACTACGAAGAAGTCGGTCTCATTGTGAAGCAGGCGCGCGAACTTGGCTTGAACGTGCCGATCATGGGCGGCGACGGCTGGGATTCGCCGAAGCTTGTTGAAATTGCCGGCAAAGACGCATTGAACAATACGTATATTACGAACCACTATTCGTCGGGCGACCCGGATCCGAAAATTCAAGAGTTCGTCAAAGCGTTCCAAGCGAAATACAATAAAGCGCCGGACGCCTTTAACGCGCTTGGCTACGATACGGCATATTTCCTGGCGGATGCCATCAAACGGGCCGGCAGCGCCGATCCGGTGAAAATCAAAGACGCGCTGGTGCAAACGAAAGATTTGCAGCTCGTCTCCGGTACGCTGACGCTCGATGAAAACCATGACCCGGTGAAATCGGCGGCGATTTTAGAATACAAAGACGGGCAGCAACAATTCAAAACGAAAGTGAATCCGTAA